A genome region from Penaeus chinensis breed Huanghai No. 1 chromosome 15, ASM1920278v2, whole genome shotgun sequence includes the following:
- the LOC125032857 gene encoding NEDD4 family-interacting protein 2-like: MNIKQNTQSRNRDTNPSYSNLRVISSVFRPPQGWSSDPRPSHSALTLDSSRVFSLLSTPPLNAQSCHPSKRLTRHQTLVASSYTTSFRHGTLWHYESIAGTSAMDKPYKVYDNGLSETAGYIGYQYTIHYVQNVVLEAKSDSYRHSKICIISPIICFVNSILREIHTPKPNEKYQNTKKTPRKIERANKTSKSSQKEEIPPSQFCQKSSPTHTPRNRHQGKNITLDDSFSSTLLADFDPFPGGCIMPSSIRYQPVPLSEEDSESMSGATPNPRQEEAAALSAAPPPYSVEDSNDGATSSTPPEITPPKPDMYAPPPYEECDGDEDFTNSMTAPLTSESSEVQPPSYEEVQRLKAMEAAEDFPPPHCQGGAALGGPGGGSSGSGMRVFRISSLGGLDPETAEIAEEQLLGTDFMFFVAFAAAFVFNWVGFVLLLCFCHTVAGRTGALAGFGLSLAKWAVIVRHSTDLVADSNTWLLWLIMALGMLICMRAILQYIHAKREWHQVPHNSRHRFFLFY; this comes from the exons gtcatatcatCAGTGTTCcgccccccacagggctggtcgtcGGACCCGCGACCctcgcactcagcgcttaccctagactcgtctcgtgtgttctctTTACTGT CAACACCTCCTCTCAATGCACAGTCATGTCACCCAAGTAAACGCCTTACTCGGCATCAGACTCTTGTCGCTTCTTCCTACACCACGAGTTTCC gacATGGTACCCTCTGGCATTATGAAAGTATTGCTGGAACATCAGCTATGGATAAACCTTATAAAGTCTACGATAATGGACTCTCGGAGACAGCAGGTTACAttggatatcagtacactatacactATGTACAGAATGTAGTTTTGGAGGCCAAATCAGATTCGTATCGACACAGCAAAATTTGCATAATCTCACCCATTATATGCTTTGTT aatTCAATTTTACGTGAAATACATACTCCTAAACCAAATGAAAAATACCAAAACACCAAGAAAACACCAAGAAAAATCGAAAGggcaaataaaacaagtaaaagttcTCAGAAAGAGGAAATTCCACCGTCGCAATTCTGCCAGAAAtcttcaccaacacacacaccaagaaatcGACATCAAGGGAAAAACATTACATTGGATGACAGTTTCAGCTCTACATTATTAGCTGATTTTGACCCATTTCCCGGTGGTTGTATCATGCCATCGAGTATACGTTACCAACCA GTGCCATTATCAGAGGAGGATAGTGAAAGTATGTCTGGAGCCACTCCCAACCccaggcaggaggaggcagcTGCACTGAGTGCTGCTCCACCGCCGTACAGT GTTGAAGACTCGAACGATGGGGCCACATCTTCGACCCCCCCAGAAATAACGCCCCCAAAGCCAGATATGTATGCTCCCCCCCCTTACGAGGAGTGCGATGGCGACGAAGACTTCACCAACTCCATGACAGCTCCCTTGACCAGCGAGTCAAGTGAAGTGCAGCCACCCAGTTATGAGGAGGTCCAGCGACTTAAGGCCATGGAAGCAGCTGAGGATTTCCCCCCACCTCATTGTCAG GGAGGAGCGGCCTTGGGTGGGCCAGGGGGTGGCAGCAGTGGCAGTGGCATGCGGGTATTCCGCATCTCCTCCCTCGGGGGACTGGATCCAGAGACAGCAGAGATTGCTGAGGAGCAGCTTCTTGGGACAGATTTCATGTTCTTTGTAGCCTTTGCAG CTGCTTTTGTGTTCAACTGGGTGGGCTTCGTACTTCTCTTGTGTTTCTGTCATACTGTTGCTGGTCGCACTGGGGCACTAGCTGGCTTTGGGCTGTCCCTGGCCAAGTGGGCAGTGATTGTACGACACTCGACAGACCTGGTAGCAGACTCCAACACCTGGCTCCTGTGGCTGATCATGGCCCTGG GAATGTTGATCTGTATGCGAGCCATCCTGCAGTACATCCACGCCAAGCGGGAGTGGCACCAGGTTCCCCACAACTCTCGTcatcgtttcttcctcttctactga